Proteins encoded within one genomic window of Dromaius novaehollandiae isolate bDroNov1 chromosome 7, bDroNov1.hap1, whole genome shotgun sequence:
- the LOC112997531 gene encoding retinol dehydrogenase 7-like has translation MSAPGHIYSLHIGILVSILSLIIYCLIRDSHRVRDLSGKHIFITSCDTGLGNSLAKWLDKRGFHVIAACVTEKGRQDLQSCCSLSMKTVNLNLADPSSISRAVLFVTEETAGKGLFGLVNNAEGTTPVAPTDWLRIEDFHSVLDVSLIGLIEITLKLLPLLKKAKGRVVNLINAKGLMAFVGGGYSLSKWGMEAFSDTLRIEIQHFGVKVSIIEHGFFMAGVVSSDVIERDLLRLWNRLTPEIREAYGEKYFAEYIKAQRLSVRRLCDSDLSKVMKCMEHALIAKYPRTRYGAGWDAKFFWLFLSYAPTCLSDMLLCIIFPTPAASGRSVPGILINI, from the exons ATGTCTGCACCTGGACACATAT ACTCACTGCACATAGGAATTTTGGTGTCCATACTTTCTCTTATCATTTACTGTCTCATCAGAGACAGTCACAGAGTAAGAGACCTGAGTGGAAAGCACATCTTCATAACAAGCTGTGACACTGGGCTTGGAAACTCACTGGCTAAATGGCTTGACAAAAGGGGGTTTCATGTCATTGCTGCATGCGtcacagagaaaggaaggcaagaCCTACAGTCCTGCTGCTCACTCTCAATGAAGACAGTGAACCTGAACTTAGCTGACCCCAGCAGCATTTCCAGGGCTGTGCTATTTGTGACAGAAGAGACTGCTGGAAAGG GGCTTTTTGGCTTGGTGAACAATGCTGAAGGAACAACACCTGTGGCACCCACTGACTGGCTGAGGATAGAAGATTTCCACTCAGTTCTGGATGTCAGTCTAATAGGATTGATTGAAATCACACTCAAGCTTCTACCACTTCTGAAAAAAGCCAAGGGAAGAGTAGTCAATCTGATCAATGCCAAAGGCCTTATGGCATTTGTAGGAGGTGGCTACAGCCTGTCCAAGTGGGGAATGGAAGCTTTTTCTGACACTTTACG gatAGAGATTCAGCATTTTGGAGTGAAAGTAAGCATTATTGAGCATGGTTTCTTTATGGCAGGAGTAGTTAGTTCAGATGTCATTGAGAGAGACCTCTTAAGACTTTGGAACAGACTGACTCCTGAGATCAGAGAAGCCTATGGAGAAAAATACTTTGCTGAAT ATATAAAAGCTCAAAGATTATCAGTGAGAAGACTGTGTGACTCTGATCTTTCTAAGGTCATGAAATGCATGGAACATGCCCTAATAGCAAAGTACCCCAGGACACGATATGGAGCTGGATGGGATGCAAAGTTCTTTTGGCTCTTTCTCTCCTATGCACCAACCTGTTTATCTGACATGCTGCTGTGTATAATCTTTCCAACTCCAGCAGCTAGTGGCAGATCGGTTCCTGGAATTCTAATTAACATTTAG
- the DHRS9 gene encoding dehydrogenase/reductase SDR family member 9 isoform X1 codes for MLFYILIFLGVIFLWWHWRARHKLKVTNLTGKYIFITGCDTGFGNLAAKTFDKKGFRVFAGCLTETGAKELAAVTSKQLQTVLLDVRDPDNVKKVAAQIKTEVQSEGLWGLVNNAGIMGLLAPTDWLDIEHFREPIEVNLIGLINVTINMLPLIKKAKGRVVNVSSIGGRLAFSGGGYFPSKFGVEAFNDSLRRDMKAFGVKVSCIEPGLFRTALSNPAKIMKEKEVIWNQLPPSIKKQYGDEYFQKDAAKKEKLSRICLNTDISPVVQCIEHALTSLHPRTHYITGRDAKFFWNPLSKMPAAVQDFLLLRNRAELAAPHAE; via the exons ATGCTTTTCTACATATTAATCTTTCTCGGCGTCATTTTTCTATGGTGGCATTGGAGGGCAAGACACAAGCTGAAGGTTACAAATCTCACTGGCAAATATATATTCATCACTGGATGTGACACAGGCTTTGGAAATCTTGCAGCAAAGACTTTTGATAAAAAGGGATTTCGTGTTTTTGCCGGTTGCCTGACTGAAACAGGAGCCAAAGAGCTagcagctgtgacctccaagcagcTTCAGACAGTGCTGCTGGATGTGAGAGATCCAGACAATGTTAAAAAAGTGGCTGCACAGATCAAAACCGAAGTTCAGTCCGAAG gTCTCTGGGGACTTGTCAATAATGCTGGGATCATGGGGCTATTAGCTCCTACAGACTGGTTAGATATTGAGCACTTCAGAGAACCAATTGAAGTTAATTTAATTGGACTCATAAATGTTACAATAAATATGCTTCCCTTGATAAAGAAAGCAAAGGGAAGGGTAGTAAATGTATCCAGCATTGGAGGTCGCCTAGCATTCAGTGGTGGAGGCTATTTCCCTTCAAAGTTTGGGGTAGAAGCATTTAATGACAGCTTAAG GAGAGATATGAAAGCTTTTGGAGTTAAGGTTTCTTGCATTGAACCTGGACTGTTCAGAACAGCATTATCAAATCCAGCAAAGATTATGAAAGAGAAGGAGGTTATCTGGAATCAGCTTCCTCCCAGTATTAAAAAGCAATATGGAGATGAGTATTTTCAGAAAG atgcagcaaagaaagaaaagctgtccAGGATCTGTCTTAACACGGACATTTCACCGGTTGTTCAGTGTATTGAACATGCCCTAACGAGCCTCCATCCACGCACTCATTACATTACTGGGAGAGATGCTAAGTTTTTTTGGAATCCCCTTTCAAAAATGCCTGCAGCTGTACAAGACTTCTTACTTCTGAGaaacagagcagagcttgcagctCCACATGCAGAGTAA
- the DHRS9 gene encoding dehydrogenase/reductase SDR family member 9 isoform X2: MLFYILIFLGVIFLWWHWRARHKLKVTNLTGKYIFITGCDTGFGNLAAKTFDKKGFRVFAGCLTETGAKELAAVTSKQLQTVLLDVRDPDNVKKVAAQIKTEVQSEGLWGLVNNAGIMGLLAPTDWLDIEHFREPIEVNLIGLINVTINMLPLIKKAKGRVVNVSSIGGRLAFSGGGYFPSKFGVEAFNDSLRRDMKAFGVKVSCIEPGLFRTALSNPAKIMKEKEVIWNQLPPSIKKQYGDEYFQKVLQMQQRKKSCPGSVLTRTFHRLFSVLNMP; this comes from the exons ATGCTTTTCTACATATTAATCTTTCTCGGCGTCATTTTTCTATGGTGGCATTGGAGGGCAAGACACAAGCTGAAGGTTACAAATCTCACTGGCAAATATATATTCATCACTGGATGTGACACAGGCTTTGGAAATCTTGCAGCAAAGACTTTTGATAAAAAGGGATTTCGTGTTTTTGCCGGTTGCCTGACTGAAACAGGAGCCAAAGAGCTagcagctgtgacctccaagcagcTTCAGACAGTGCTGCTGGATGTGAGAGATCCAGACAATGTTAAAAAAGTGGCTGCACAGATCAAAACCGAAGTTCAGTCCGAAG gTCTCTGGGGACTTGTCAATAATGCTGGGATCATGGGGCTATTAGCTCCTACAGACTGGTTAGATATTGAGCACTTCAGAGAACCAATTGAAGTTAATTTAATTGGACTCATAAATGTTACAATAAATATGCTTCCCTTGATAAAGAAAGCAAAGGGAAGGGTAGTAAATGTATCCAGCATTGGAGGTCGCCTAGCATTCAGTGGTGGAGGCTATTTCCCTTCAAAGTTTGGGGTAGAAGCATTTAATGACAGCTTAAG GAGAGATATGAAAGCTTTTGGAGTTAAGGTTTCTTGCATTGAACCTGGACTGTTCAGAACAGCATTATCAAATCCAGCAAAGATTATGAAAGAGAAGGAGGTTATCTGGAATCAGCTTCCTCCCAGTATTAAAAAGCAATATGGAGATGAGTATTTTCAGAAAG ttttacagatgcagcaaagaaagaaaagctgtccAGGATCTGTCTTAACACGGACATTTCACCGGTTGTTCAGTGTATTGAACATGCCCTAA